A genomic stretch from Methylorubrum extorquens includes:
- a CDS encoding protein of unknown function (Evidence 5 : Unknown function) yields the protein METASAGKKTRQQRFDHIDRSEVIGHDVRAHEAVAVPLKIMTTADAIPLHPAPGRCR from the coding sequence GTGGAGACCGCTTCAGCAGGCAAGAAAACGCGACAGCAGAGGTTTGATCACATCGACCGGTCCGAGGTGATCGGTCACGACGTGAGAGCACATGAGGCCGTCGCTGTGCCGCTGAAGATCATGACCACGGCCGATGCCATCCCGCTGCATCCGGCGCCGGGTCGATGCCGATGA
- a CDS encoding putative glycoside hydrolase or sugar phosphorilase (Evidence 3 : Putative function from multiple computational evidences; Product type e : enzyme): MLRPRLIPPTDMFPPNPWAVEAIRYDGRMARELTGQAETMFALSNGYLGMRGVTDEGMPVREPGTYLNGFYEYRPIVYGERAYGFPTVGQSILNCPDGTVLKLSVDDEPFTLPEAEILSYRRVLDFRAGTLSRDVSWVTPAGKRLNLRTLRLVSFAHRHLAAITYELTAENAEVAVVIASELRNDQPLATDTSDPRLAEGFVGRVLHPTGTQSEALRSILSYRTGSSGLVLGCGMDHVVTADCPLAVRAACDDDLATVVLRGVLAPGGVIRIQKYLSYHYSGSVAPEQIRSQVAWTLDHAVESGISSIVARQRRDMDRFWERADVTVESASPRIQQAIRWNLFQLMQASERAEGHGIAARGLTGRTYEGHYFWDTEVYVLPFLIYTNRPMARSLLKVRYDMLDCARDRARELGQRGATFPWRTINGREASAYYAAGTAQYHINADIAYALRKYVEVSGDVDFLCRYGAEILVETARLWCDLGFFSERMGGRFCIHGVTGPDEYTALVNNNCFTNLMARENMRYAAQTVRMLERDHPASFDALVRRTSLDPDEPDAWDQAAERMYLPYDEALKVHPQDDTFLELEKWDFAGTPEDHYPLLLHYHPLNLYRAQVIKQADMVMAMFLLSEQFTPEAKQRNFAYYDPLTTHDSSLSVCIQSIVANEIGLREKAFHYFNFAVAMDISDIGGNMMHGAHIAAMGGTWLALVYGFAGMRDTGGRITFNPCLPDAWTRLSFTLTVRGQTIRVALSHASATYTLLAGDGLTLWHVEEGVRLSGAEPSVTKAIRRPAGDDHAAEP; this comes from the coding sequence ATGCTGCGCCCGCGCCTCATTCCACCCACCGACATGTTTCCCCCGAACCCCTGGGCGGTCGAGGCCATCCGCTACGATGGCCGGATGGCGCGCGAACTCACCGGGCAGGCGGAGACGATGTTCGCCCTGTCGAACGGCTATCTCGGGATGCGCGGGGTCACCGACGAGGGAATGCCGGTCCGTGAGCCGGGCACCTATCTCAACGGATTCTACGAGTATCGCCCCATCGTCTACGGCGAGCGCGCCTACGGCTTTCCGACCGTCGGGCAGAGCATCCTGAACTGTCCCGACGGGACGGTCCTGAAGCTGTCCGTCGATGACGAGCCCTTCACCCTCCCGGAGGCCGAGATCCTCTCGTATCGCCGGGTCCTCGATTTCAGGGCCGGCACTTTGAGCCGGGACGTGTCGTGGGTGACGCCTGCGGGCAAGCGCCTGAATCTACGCACGCTCCGCCTCGTCTCCTTCGCGCATCGCCATCTCGCGGCGATCACCTACGAACTCACGGCCGAGAACGCCGAGGTGGCGGTGGTGATCGCGTCGGAGTTGCGGAACGATCAACCCCTGGCCACCGATACCAGCGATCCCCGCTTGGCGGAGGGGTTCGTCGGGCGTGTCCTGCATCCGACCGGAACGCAGTCGGAGGCGCTGCGCTCGATCCTCAGTTATCGCACCGGAAGTTCGGGGTTGGTGCTCGGCTGCGGCATGGACCACGTCGTCACGGCCGATTGCCCCCTCGCCGTGCGGGCCGCCTGCGACGACGATCTCGCCACGGTCGTCCTACGCGGCGTTCTCGCGCCCGGCGGGGTGATCCGCATCCAGAAATACCTGAGCTACCATTACTCCGGCAGCGTGGCGCCCGAGCAGATCCGCTCCCAGGTGGCGTGGACGCTGGACCACGCGGTCGAGAGCGGTATCTCCTCGATCGTCGCGCGCCAAAGGCGTGACATGGACCGCTTCTGGGAGCGGGCCGACGTGACGGTGGAGTCGGCCAGCCCGCGCATACAGCAGGCGATCCGCTGGAACCTGTTTCAGTTGATGCAGGCCTCGGAGCGGGCGGAGGGCCATGGCATCGCCGCCCGCGGACTGACCGGGCGGACCTATGAGGGACATTACTTCTGGGACACCGAGGTCTACGTTCTGCCGTTCCTGATCTACACGAATCGGCCGATGGCGCGGAGCCTGCTCAAGGTCCGCTACGACATGCTCGACTGCGCCCGCGACCGGGCCCGGGAACTCGGGCAACGCGGCGCGACCTTCCCATGGCGGACCATCAACGGGCGCGAGGCTTCCGCCTATTATGCCGCGGGGACGGCGCAGTATCACATCAACGCCGACATCGCTTACGCGCTTCGCAAATATGTGGAGGTGAGCGGGGACGTGGATTTCCTGTGCCGCTACGGCGCCGAGATCCTCGTCGAGACCGCGCGCCTGTGGTGCGATCTCGGGTTCTTCTCCGAGCGGATGGGCGGCCGCTTCTGCATCCACGGGGTAACGGGGCCGGACGAATACACGGCGCTCGTCAACAACAACTGCTTCACGAACCTGATGGCCCGGGAAAACATGCGCTACGCCGCCCAAACCGTGCGGATGCTGGAGCGCGACCACCCCGCTAGCTTCGATGCCCTCGTTCGTCGCACCAGCCTCGATCCGGACGAACCCGACGCCTGGGATCAGGCGGCCGAGCGGATGTACCTCCCCTACGACGAGGCGCTGAAGGTCCACCCGCAGGACGACACGTTTCTCGAATTGGAGAAATGGGATTTCGCCGGGACGCCGGAAGATCATTACCCACTTCTACTGCACTACCACCCGCTGAACCTCTACCGCGCGCAGGTGATCAAGCAGGCCGACATGGTCATGGCCATGTTCCTGCTGAGCGAGCAATTCACGCCCGAGGCCAAGCAACGGAATTTCGCGTATTACGACCCCCTGACCACCCACGACTCGTCTCTGTCCGTCTGCATTCAGAGCATCGTCGCCAACGAGATCGGCCTGCGGGAGAAGGCGTTCCATTACTTCAACTTCGCTGTGGCAATGGACATCTCCGACATCGGCGGAAACATGATGCACGGCGCTCACATCGCGGCCATGGGCGGCACGTGGCTCGCTCTGGTCTACGGCTTTGCCGGGATGCGCGATACGGGCGGGCGCATCACCTTCAACCCGTGCCTGCCCGATGCCTGGACGCGGCTGAGCTTCACCCTGACGGTGCGCGGCCAGACGATCCGGGTCGCGTTGAGCCACGCCTCCGCCACCTACACGTTGCTGGCGGGCGACGGCTTGACCCTCTGGCATGTCGAGGAAGGCGTCCGCCTGTCGGGAGCGGAGCCTTCGGTCACGAAAGCGATCCGCAGGCCGGCCGGGGACGACCATGCCGCCGAACCGTGA
- a CDS encoding putative haloacid dehalogenase-like hydrolase (Evidence 3 : Putative function from multiple computational evidences; Product type e : enzyme), which yields MPPNRDAVPRMLSAVIFDVDGVLLDSPHEQAWREALAEFADPTGFTTAFYQAHVAGKPRLEGARAALERLGDADAHAAAFAERKQAVIDRLIAEDRFVAFPDAIRLAVALRDAGLRIVLASSSKNADAVLARVILPDGRTLRSLFDADVSGRDVPRGKPDPALFQLAAKAVNVPPAECLVVEDAPAGIRAAQAGGMASLGIARLGDEALLRAAGADLVVTSLDRLDVAALGHGRLRTRSVEAANDP from the coding sequence ATGCCGCCGAACCGTGATGCCGTGCCCCGAATGTTGAGCGCGGTGATCTTCGACGTCGATGGCGTGCTGCTGGATTCGCCCCACGAGCAGGCATGGCGCGAAGCCCTGGCGGAGTTCGCCGATCCGACCGGCTTCACCACGGCCTTCTACCAAGCCCATGTCGCGGGCAAGCCGCGCCTGGAGGGCGCGCGGGCCGCGCTGGAGCGTCTCGGCGACGCCGACGCCCATGCCGCAGCGTTTGCTGAGAGGAAGCAGGCGGTGATCGACCGCCTGATTGCCGAGGACCGCTTTGTGGCCTTCCCGGATGCGATTCGCCTCGCGGTCGCGCTGCGGGATGCCGGGTTGCGCATCGTGCTCGCCTCGTCCTCGAAGAACGCCGATGCGGTGCTGGCCCGCGTGATCCTGCCCGACGGGCGCACGCTGCGGTCGCTGTTCGATGCGGATGTCAGCGGGCGCGACGTGCCGCGCGGCAAACCTGACCCCGCCCTGTTTCAGCTCGCCGCCAAAGCCGTGAACGTGCCGCCGGCCGAATGCCTCGTCGTGGAGGACGCGCCAGCGGGCATCCGGGCGGCGCAGGCCGGCGGGATGGCCAGCCTCGGTATCGCCCGCCTCGGCGACGAGGCCCTGCTGCGGGCAGCCGGCGCCGACCTCGTCGTGACCTCCCTCGACCGGCTCGATGTCGCCGCCTTGGGTCACGGGCGCCTTCGCACCCGATCCGTCGAAGCGGCGAACGACCCATAA
- a CDS encoding conserved protein of unknown function (Evidence 4 : Unknown function but conserved in other organisms), which yields MFRRRQEPPSPPPASEEPSLPNRPSPRSPSEAIKPTVAPAPPEKPERRRGGLLATISGFLTLGVVLALGALIGLTLLNRQTSEPGPLSADKVVVIPSRSGTSEIASILAREGVIDHPSLFEMSARFGGKGPLKHGEYMFKAHSSVKDTIETLTNGRQVQHAITFPEGLTSEQIVARLGDNDILSGEISETPPEGSLLPDTYKFERGATRQQILNLMRSKQREVLNQIWQRRSPEVPVKTPAEMVTLASIVEKETGRADERPRVAGVFVNRLQKRMKLQSDPTIVYGLVGGRGTLGRGIMRSEIERATPYNTYVIEGLPPGPIANPGRAALEAVANPSRTKDLFFVADGTGGHAFADTLEGHQRNVTRWRQVERSRQQSQPADPGAVDKVDPNTAEPNAGQPGAAPGRASAYAPGSNSAFAIDGASDGGAGGPRPKAFDASEGTRLDPLRNKTYDLGSPKTVPALRNP from the coding sequence ATGTTTCGCAGACGACAAGAGCCGCCGTCTCCGCCGCCCGCTTCCGAGGAGCCGTCGCTTCCGAACCGGCCTTCGCCGCGCAGCCCGAGCGAGGCCATCAAGCCCACCGTCGCCCCGGCCCCGCCCGAGAAGCCTGAGCGCCGCCGCGGCGGCCTGCTCGCCACCATCAGCGGGTTCCTCACCCTCGGCGTCGTCCTCGCGCTCGGCGCCCTGATCGGCCTGACCCTGCTCAATCGCCAGACCTCCGAGCCGGGGCCGCTCTCCGCCGACAAGGTCGTGGTGATTCCCAGCCGCAGCGGGACCTCGGAGATTGCCAGCATCCTCGCCCGTGAGGGCGTGATCGATCATCCGAGCCTGTTCGAGATGTCCGCCCGATTCGGCGGCAAGGGGCCGCTGAAGCATGGCGAGTACATGTTTAAGGCCCATTCGAGCGTGAAGGACACGATCGAGACCCTGACCAACGGGCGTCAGGTCCAGCACGCCATCACCTTCCCCGAGGGCCTGACCTCGGAGCAGATCGTGGCCCGGCTCGGGGACAACGACATCCTCTCGGGCGAGATCTCAGAGACGCCGCCCGAGGGCTCGCTTCTCCCCGACACCTACAAGTTCGAGCGCGGCGCCACCCGCCAGCAGATCCTCAACCTGATGCGTTCCAAGCAGCGCGAGGTGCTGAATCAGATCTGGCAGCGTCGCAGCCCTGAAGTGCCGGTCAAGACGCCGGCCGAAATGGTGACGTTGGCCTCCATCGTCGAGAAGGAGACCGGCCGGGCCGACGAGCGTCCGCGGGTCGCGGGCGTGTTCGTCAACCGGCTGCAGAAGCGGATGAAGCTGCAATCCGATCCGACCATCGTCTACGGCCTGGTCGGCGGGCGCGGCACCCTCGGGCGCGGCATCATGCGCTCGGAGATTGAGCGGGCGACCCCCTACAACACCTACGTGATCGAGGGCCTACCGCCCGGCCCGATCGCCAATCCCGGCCGTGCGGCTCTGGAGGCGGTCGCCAACCCGTCGCGGACCAAGGATCTGTTCTTCGTCGCCGACGGCACCGGCGGCCACGCCTTCGCCGATACGCTGGAGGGTCACCAGCGCAACGTCACCCGCTGGCGGCAGGTCGAGCGGTCCCGTCAGCAATCGCAGCCGGCCGATCCGGGTGCGGTCGACAAGGTCGATCCGAACACCGCCGAGCCCAATGCCGGGCAGCCCGGCGCCGCTCCCGGCCGCGCCTCGGCCTATGCGCCGGGCTCGAACTCGGCCTTCGCGATCGACGGCGCCAGTGATGGCGGCGCGGGCGGCCCGCGCCCGAAGGCCTTCGATGCCTCCGAGGGCACCCGGCTCGATCCCCTGCGCAACAAGACCTACGACCTCGGCTCACCGAAGACGGTGCCGGCACTCCGCAACCCGTAA